A stretch of Electrophorus electricus isolate fEleEle1 chromosome 3, fEleEle1.pri, whole genome shotgun sequence DNA encodes these proteins:
- the ncoa1 gene encoding nuclear receptor coactivator 1 isoform X6 gives MSAVGESGHDPTTPEPRKRKAPPCDTSGPSVEKRRRELEWRYIHELAELLSANMGDLAGLTIKPDKCHVLKSTVDQIQLITRREQERAALMSPDDAVQKSDVSSSSHGVLEKEALGPLLLDALDGFFFVVNGEGRIVFVSENVTSYLGYSQEELITSSVYSILHVGDHNEFVRNLLPKSLVNGMPWPQEQGWRSSQTFHCRLLKRPPDEVDTENQEARQQYEHMQCFPVSQPRALQQEGEDLQSCLICIACRASRPSQIPVSTESFITKQDPTGKIISIETSALRASGRAGWEDLVRKCIYAFFQPQGKDASHAKKLLQEVMTHGTAISPLYRFTLSDGTALSAQTRCKFCCPPNPDVQPFIMGIHTIDREHNTASSQENSTPSLLSTSAPPTCSPALPCADLGLHLNNGSAACPTPTPAAPGYLPTSRGVPPQQAGSPSPLGSPLTATPTSFMSPRPPRGSPGLAASPRLPVHPFSPSGGGVHSPAGTLARQQSAGSEAAAVSSLPSPLPPRHTPTSCGSPARPTATAAEEAKHATATNPKLNRLLDGADLDLDPSPTSQPRPVASAQCPASHSTLTERHKILHRLLQDSSPVDPARDGDVKKEPSASSASSHAHALAMALPLGASGKDPQDHQLLRFLLDTDENELEDLPPSTLSLQTIRAKLAKKGSSKGLCDMATSPGAVAGLAPSLTPPPADRPSPQFSSADLDTLNQLLPALRAPVCGKPAEEMGLPPPVDNIPIGVSTKNEPSRTPRRVFPEGSRLQSQSPFDFCSPPTPTQVQGVGPTDPFQTPKESTSPFSDSTHTVSFSASPGLAKLELPDAQQFPPLPLSDPMTLSDPMAFEGAQTHGPLPSPQEQCVSCPLDEMLCPPTTPEGRSDEKALLEQLVSFLSGTDESELAELDRALGIDKLVQSGCLDQITQRYAPPQSPASVALDPKLPGYLPQFSTSPPQFPPEMAGAQGMGFGGPRLPFPGVGVRPALSRVPGMPSPARVPPNQLRLQLQQRLQGPQQLQNRLAAMGQFPQGAPVAMAMRPGIQQPQLPSQPPLNAQMLAQRQRELYSFQHRQRQLLQQKVLMMRQGLGTGPVGPQRLPQGPQQPQPTPPAQQTPPQQFGYPAGYGAGPPGNTPTSPSHFSPMGAPLDPKLPARGGMATQGLFGGPMNPPVQQGLFQQFGSGMVQQGESSFPTELGPASPLLTPQNSTSQSPLLQQTQAAPGYQSSDIKTWQQSGITNNSLYNQTGQTATPGFGQQGVYNNMSITVSMAGGSGAVGSLPPIGAPVGMGNNNLGNVSSMCNDQVQQVQVFADVQCTVNLVGSDSYLNQPGPMGSQKSQSGAPSSQSQQKSLLQQLLTE, from the exons ATGAGTGCAGTAGGAGAGAGTGGCCACGACCCCACCACCCCAGAGCCGCGTAAGAGGAAAGCCCCCCCCTGTGACACCTCGGGCCCAAG tgtggaGAAGCGTCGTCGGGAGCTGGAGTGGCGCTATATCCACGAGCTGGCGGAGCTGCTGTCCGCTAACATGGGCGACCTCGCTGGCCTGACCATCAAGCCAGACAAATGCCATGTTCTGAAGAGCACGGTGGACCAGATCCAGCTGATCACACGCAGGGAGCAGG AGAGAGCAGCGCTGATGTCCCCGGATGACGCGGTGCAGAAGAGCGACGTGTCGTCCAGCAGTCATGGCGTGCTGGAGAAGGAGGCCCTGGGTCCTCTGCTCCTGGAC GCCCTGGACGGCTTCTTCTTCGTGGTGAACGGTGAGGGGCGGATCGTGTTTGTGTCAGAGAACGTCACCAGCTACCTGGGCTACAGCCAGGAGGAGCTGATCACCTCCAGTGTCTACAGCATCCTGCATGTGGGCGACCACAATGAGTTTGTGCGCAACCTGTTGCCCAAGAGCTTGG tgaacGGTATGCCCTGGCctcaggagcagggctggcGGTCCAGTCAGACGTTCCACTGCAGGCTGCTGAAGAGACCTCCAGACGAGGTGGACACAGAAAACCAGGAGGCCCGACAGCAGTATGAACACATGCAGTGTTTCCCTGTGTCCCAGCCCAGGGCCCTGCagcaggagggggagg accTCCAGAGCTGTCTGATCTGCATTGCCTGTCGCGCGTCCCGGCCTTCACAGATCCCTGTCAGCACGGAATCCTTCATTACCAAGCAAGACCCTACAG GGAAAATCATCTCCATTGAGACGAGTGCTCTGAGGGCCAGCGGGCGTGCGGGCTGGGAGGATCTGGTGAGGAAGTGCATCTACGCCTTCTTCCAGCCTCAGGGCAAAGACGCCTCCCATGCCAAGAAACTGCTCCAGGAGG tgaTGACCCATGGCACAGCCATCAGCCCTCTGTACCGTTTCACACTGAGTGATGGGACGGCCCTCAGCGCTCAGACACGCTGCAAGTTCTGCTGCCCCCCCAACCCCGACGTCCAGCCCTTCATTATGGGCATACACACTATCGACag ggaaCACAACACTGCTAGCTCTCAGGAAAACAGCACCCCCAGTCTTCTGTCTACTTCGGCTCCGCCCACCTGCTCTCCTGCCCTGCCCTGTGCTGACCTCGGCCTGCATCTCAACAACGGCAGTGCGGCTtgccccacccccacgcccGCCGCACCAGGCTACCTTCCCACGAGCCGGGGGGTGCCACCCCAGCAGGCAGGCAGCCCCTCGCCCCTGGGCAGCCCCCTCACAGCAACCCCTACCTCATTCATGTCACCCCGGCCTCCGCGGGGCAGCCCGGGTCTGGCCGCCAGCCCCCGCTTGCCTGTTCACCCTTTCTCGCCGTCTGGGGGAGGCGTCCACTCCCCTGCGGGCACGCTGGCACGGCAGCAGTCGGCGGGCAGCGAGGCCGCCGCTGTCTcgtctctcccctcccctcttccgCCCCGCCACACACCCACGTCTTGCGGCTCGCCCGCACGGCCCACCGCCACTGCCGCGGAGGAGGCCAAGCACGCCACGGCAACCAACCCAAAACTCAACCGGCTCCTGGACGGTGCTGACCTTGACCTCGACCCCTCGCCGACCTCGCAGCCCCGTCCAGTGGCCTCTGCCCAGTGCCCTGCTTCCCACAGCACCCTGACGGAGCGCCACAAGATCCTGCACCGGCTACTTCAGGACAGCAGCCCCGTTGACCCGGCCAGGGACGGCGATGTAAAGAAAGAGCCGTCCGCGAGCTCCGCTTCCAGCCACGCCCACGCCCTTGCCATGGCTCTGCCCCTCGGGGCTTCTGGCAAAGATCCACAGGACCACCAGCTGCTCCGCTTCCTGCTGGACACGGATGAGAATGAGCTGGAGGACCTGCCGCCATCCACGCTCAGCCTGCAGACCATCCGCGCCAAACTGGCCAAGAAAGGGAGCAGCAAGGGCCTGTGTGACATGGCGACATCCCCGGGGGCCGTGGCTGGCCTCGCCCCCTCTCTGACGCCCCCGCCCGCAGACAGACCCAGTCCG CAGTTTTCCAGTGCTGATTTGGACACACTCAACCAGCTGCTCCCCGCGCTGAGGGCCCCAGTGTGTGGGAAGCCAGCGGAGGAGATGGGTCTCCCCCCACCAGTAGACAACATTCCCATCGGAGTGAGCACCAAGAACGAACCATCCAGAACACCCAGACGAG TGTTTCCTGAAGGCTCCAGACTACAGAGCCAGTCTCCCTTTGACTTCTGCAGCCCCCCGACCCCCACGCAGGTGCAGGGGGTGGGGCCAACCGACCCCTTCCAGACACCCAAAGAGAGCACCAGCCCCTTCTCCGACTCCACCCACACAGTCAGCTTCAGTGCCAGCCCAG GACTAGCCAAGCTGGAGTTACCTGATGCACAGCAGTTCCCGCCCTTACCCCTGAGTGACCCCATGACCCTGAGTGACCCCATGGCTTTCGAGGGTGCCCAGACACATGGACCTCTACCCTCTCCTCAGGA GCAGTGCGTGTCGTGCCCGCTGGATGAGATGTTGTGCCCGCCCACCACTCCGGAGGGGCGTAGTGACGAGAAAGCCCTGCTGGAGCAGCTCGTCTCCTTCCTGAGTGGCACGGATGAGAGTGAACTCGCTGAGCTAGACCGGGCACTGGGCATCGACAAGCTTgtgcag AGCGGCTGCCTGGACCAGATCACCCAGCGGTATGCTCCACCCCAGTCGCCTGCCTCGGTGGCACTGGACCCTAAGTTGCCTGGCTACCTGCCTCAGTTCTCCACCTCACCTCCACAGTTCCCCCCTGAGATGGCCGGGGCGCAGGGTATGGGGTTCGGCGGGCCGCGCCTTCCCTTTCCGGGCGTTGGCGTGAGGCCAGCTCTGAGCCGGGTGCCAGGAATGCCCAGTCCAGCACGTGTGCCGCCCAATCAGCTCAGACTGCAGCTTCAGCAACGTCTGCAGGGCCCACAGCAG CTCCAGAACAGGCTGGCGGCCATGGGCCAGTTTCCGCAGGGGGCACCTGTTGCTATGGCGATGAGGCCAGGCATACAGCAGCCTCAGCTGCCCTCCcag CCTCCCCTCAACGCTCAGATGCTGGCCCAGAGGCAGCGGGAGCTCTACAGCTTCCAGCACCGCCAGcggcagctgctgcagcagaagGTGCTGATGATGAGGCAAGGTCTGGGCACAGGGCCCGTGGGCCCTCAGCGCCTCCCTCAAGGCCCCCAGCAGCCCCAACCAACTCCACCCGCCCAGCAGACGCCGCCCCAGCAGTTCGGCTACCCTGCGGGCTACGGCGCGGGGCCGCCGGGAAACACCCCTACCTCCCCCAGCCATTTCAGCCCCATGGGGGCGCCACTGGACCCCAAGCTGCCCGCTAGGGGGGGCATGGCAACCCAAGGCTTGTTTGGCGGGCCCATGAACCCTCCTGTCCAGCAGGGCCTCTTCCAACAGTTTGGCTCAG GCATGGTCCAACAAGGTGAGTCGTCCTTCCCCACCGAGCTCGGGCCTGCCAGCCCCCTGCTCACACCACAGAACTCCACTTCCCAGAGTCCCCTGCTCCAGCAGACACAGGCCGCACCTGGTTACCAGTCATCTGACATAAAAACCTGGCAGCAAAGTGGCATAACTAACAACAG TCTGTATAACCAGACAGGTCAGACTGCCACACCGGGCTTTGGCCAGCAGGGGGTGTACAACAATATGAGCATCACCGTCTCCATGGCCGGCGGCTCCGGGGCTGTGGGTTCTCTACCTCCCATTGGTGCACCAGTTGGCATGGGCAACAATAACCTTGGCAACGTGAGCTCTATGTGTAACGATCAG GTACAGCAGGTTCAGGTGTTTGCTGATGTCCAGTGCACGGTGAACCTCGTGGGCAGTGACTCCTATCTAAACCAGCCAGGGCCCATGGGCTCCCAGAAGAGCCAGAGTGGGGCGCCCTCCTCTCAGTCCCAGCAGAAGAGCTTACTCCAGCAGCTCCTCACCGAGTGA
- the ncoa1 gene encoding nuclear receptor coactivator 1 isoform X3 yields MSAVGESGHDPTTPEPRKRKAPPCDTSGPSVEKRRRELEWRYIHELAELLSANMGDLAGLTIKPDKCHVLKSTVDQIQLITRREQERAALMSPDDAVQKSDVSSSSHGVLEKEALGPLLLDALDGFFFVVNGEGRIVFVSENVTSYLGYSQEELITSSVYSILHVGDHNEFVRNLLPKSLVNGMPWPQEQGWRSSQTFHCRLLKRPPDEVDTENQEARQQYEHMQCFPVSQPRALQQEGEDLQSCLICIACRASRPSQIPVSTESFITKQDPTGKIISIETSALRASGRAGWEDLVRKCIYAFFQPQGKDASHAKKLLQEVMTHGTAISPLYRFTLSDGTALSAQTRCKFCCPPNPDVQPFIMGIHTIDREHNTASSQENSTPSLLSTSAPPTCSPALPCADLGLHLNNGSAACPTPTPAAPGYLPTSRGVPPQQAGSPSPLGSPLTATPTSFMSPRPPRGSPGLAASPRLPVHPFSPSGGGVHSPAGTLARQQSAGSEAAAVSSLPSPLPPRHTPTSCGSPARPTATAAEEAKHATATNPKLNRLLDGADLDLDPSPTSQPRPVASAQCPASHSTLTERHKILHRLLQDSSPVDPARDGDVKKEPSASSASSHAHALAMALPLGASGKDPQDHQLLRFLLDTDENELEDLPPSTLSLQTIRAKLAKKGSSKGLCDMATSPGAVAGLAPSLTPPPADRPSPFSSADLDTLNQLLPALRAPVCGKPAEEMGLPPPVDNIPIGVSTKNEPSRTPRRVFPEGSRLQSQSPFDFCSPPTPTQVQGVGPTDPFQTPKESTSPFSDSTHTVSFSASPAGLAKLELPDAQQFPPLPLSDPMTLSDPMAFEGAQTHGPLPSPQEQCVSCPLDEMLCPPTTPEGRSDEKALLEQLVSFLSGTDESELAELDRALGIDKLVQSGCLDQITQRYAPPQSPASVALDPKLPGYLPQFSTSPPQFPPEMAGAQGMGFGGPRLPFPGVGVRPALSRVPGMPSPARVPPNQLRLQLQQRLQGPQQLQNRLAAMGQFPQGAPVAMAMRPGIQQPQLPSQPPLNAQMLAQRQRELYSFQHRQRQLLQQKVLMMRQGLGTGPVGPQRLPQGPQQPQPTPPAQQTPPQQFGYPAGYGAGPPGNTPTSPSHFSPMGAPLDPKLPARGGMATQGLFGGPMNPPVQQGLFQQFGSGMTFLRSNLCGVFLQGMVQQGESSFPTELGPASPLLTPQNSTSQSPLLQQTQAAPGYQSSDIKTWQQSGITNNSLYNQTGQTATPGFGQQGVYNNMSITVSMAGGSGAVGSLPPIGAPVGMGNNNLGNVSSMCNDQVQQVQVFADVQCTVNLVGSDSYLNQPGPMGSQKSQSGAPSSQSQQKSLLQQLLTE; encoded by the exons ATGAGTGCAGTAGGAGAGAGTGGCCACGACCCCACCACCCCAGAGCCGCGTAAGAGGAAAGCCCCCCCCTGTGACACCTCGGGCCCAAG tgtggaGAAGCGTCGTCGGGAGCTGGAGTGGCGCTATATCCACGAGCTGGCGGAGCTGCTGTCCGCTAACATGGGCGACCTCGCTGGCCTGACCATCAAGCCAGACAAATGCCATGTTCTGAAGAGCACGGTGGACCAGATCCAGCTGATCACACGCAGGGAGCAGG AGAGAGCAGCGCTGATGTCCCCGGATGACGCGGTGCAGAAGAGCGACGTGTCGTCCAGCAGTCATGGCGTGCTGGAGAAGGAGGCCCTGGGTCCTCTGCTCCTGGAC GCCCTGGACGGCTTCTTCTTCGTGGTGAACGGTGAGGGGCGGATCGTGTTTGTGTCAGAGAACGTCACCAGCTACCTGGGCTACAGCCAGGAGGAGCTGATCACCTCCAGTGTCTACAGCATCCTGCATGTGGGCGACCACAATGAGTTTGTGCGCAACCTGTTGCCCAAGAGCTTGG tgaacGGTATGCCCTGGCctcaggagcagggctggcGGTCCAGTCAGACGTTCCACTGCAGGCTGCTGAAGAGACCTCCAGACGAGGTGGACACAGAAAACCAGGAGGCCCGACAGCAGTATGAACACATGCAGTGTTTCCCTGTGTCCCAGCCCAGGGCCCTGCagcaggagggggagg accTCCAGAGCTGTCTGATCTGCATTGCCTGTCGCGCGTCCCGGCCTTCACAGATCCCTGTCAGCACGGAATCCTTCATTACCAAGCAAGACCCTACAG GGAAAATCATCTCCATTGAGACGAGTGCTCTGAGGGCCAGCGGGCGTGCGGGCTGGGAGGATCTGGTGAGGAAGTGCATCTACGCCTTCTTCCAGCCTCAGGGCAAAGACGCCTCCCATGCCAAGAAACTGCTCCAGGAGG tgaTGACCCATGGCACAGCCATCAGCCCTCTGTACCGTTTCACACTGAGTGATGGGACGGCCCTCAGCGCTCAGACACGCTGCAAGTTCTGCTGCCCCCCCAACCCCGACGTCCAGCCCTTCATTATGGGCATACACACTATCGACag ggaaCACAACACTGCTAGCTCTCAGGAAAACAGCACCCCCAGTCTTCTGTCTACTTCGGCTCCGCCCACCTGCTCTCCTGCCCTGCCCTGTGCTGACCTCGGCCTGCATCTCAACAACGGCAGTGCGGCTtgccccacccccacgcccGCCGCACCAGGCTACCTTCCCACGAGCCGGGGGGTGCCACCCCAGCAGGCAGGCAGCCCCTCGCCCCTGGGCAGCCCCCTCACAGCAACCCCTACCTCATTCATGTCACCCCGGCCTCCGCGGGGCAGCCCGGGTCTGGCCGCCAGCCCCCGCTTGCCTGTTCACCCTTTCTCGCCGTCTGGGGGAGGCGTCCACTCCCCTGCGGGCACGCTGGCACGGCAGCAGTCGGCGGGCAGCGAGGCCGCCGCTGTCTcgtctctcccctcccctcttccgCCCCGCCACACACCCACGTCTTGCGGCTCGCCCGCACGGCCCACCGCCACTGCCGCGGAGGAGGCCAAGCACGCCACGGCAACCAACCCAAAACTCAACCGGCTCCTGGACGGTGCTGACCTTGACCTCGACCCCTCGCCGACCTCGCAGCCCCGTCCAGTGGCCTCTGCCCAGTGCCCTGCTTCCCACAGCACCCTGACGGAGCGCCACAAGATCCTGCACCGGCTACTTCAGGACAGCAGCCCCGTTGACCCGGCCAGGGACGGCGATGTAAAGAAAGAGCCGTCCGCGAGCTCCGCTTCCAGCCACGCCCACGCCCTTGCCATGGCTCTGCCCCTCGGGGCTTCTGGCAAAGATCCACAGGACCACCAGCTGCTCCGCTTCCTGCTGGACACGGATGAGAATGAGCTGGAGGACCTGCCGCCATCCACGCTCAGCCTGCAGACCATCCGCGCCAAACTGGCCAAGAAAGGGAGCAGCAAGGGCCTGTGTGACATGGCGACATCCCCGGGGGCCGTGGCTGGCCTCGCCCCCTCTCTGACGCCCCCGCCCGCAGACAGACCCAGTCCG TTTTCCAGTGCTGATTTGGACACACTCAACCAGCTGCTCCCCGCGCTGAGGGCCCCAGTGTGTGGGAAGCCAGCGGAGGAGATGGGTCTCCCCCCACCAGTAGACAACATTCCCATCGGAGTGAGCACCAAGAACGAACCATCCAGAACACCCAGACGAG TGTTTCCTGAAGGCTCCAGACTACAGAGCCAGTCTCCCTTTGACTTCTGCAGCCCCCCGACCCCCACGCAGGTGCAGGGGGTGGGGCCAACCGACCCCTTCCAGACACCCAAAGAGAGCACCAGCCCCTTCTCCGACTCCACCCACACAGTCAGCTTCAGTGCCAGCCCAG CAGGACTAGCCAAGCTGGAGTTACCTGATGCACAGCAGTTCCCGCCCTTACCCCTGAGTGACCCCATGACCCTGAGTGACCCCATGGCTTTCGAGGGTGCCCAGACACATGGACCTCTACCCTCTCCTCAGGA GCAGTGCGTGTCGTGCCCGCTGGATGAGATGTTGTGCCCGCCCACCACTCCGGAGGGGCGTAGTGACGAGAAAGCCCTGCTGGAGCAGCTCGTCTCCTTCCTGAGTGGCACGGATGAGAGTGAACTCGCTGAGCTAGACCGGGCACTGGGCATCGACAAGCTTgtgcag AGCGGCTGCCTGGACCAGATCACCCAGCGGTATGCTCCACCCCAGTCGCCTGCCTCGGTGGCACTGGACCCTAAGTTGCCTGGCTACCTGCCTCAGTTCTCCACCTCACCTCCACAGTTCCCCCCTGAGATGGCCGGGGCGCAGGGTATGGGGTTCGGCGGGCCGCGCCTTCCCTTTCCGGGCGTTGGCGTGAGGCCAGCTCTGAGCCGGGTGCCAGGAATGCCCAGTCCAGCACGTGTGCCGCCCAATCAGCTCAGACTGCAGCTTCAGCAACGTCTGCAGGGCCCACAGCAG CTCCAGAACAGGCTGGCGGCCATGGGCCAGTTTCCGCAGGGGGCACCTGTTGCTATGGCGATGAGGCCAGGCATACAGCAGCCTCAGCTGCCCTCCcag CCTCCCCTCAACGCTCAGATGCTGGCCCAGAGGCAGCGGGAGCTCTACAGCTTCCAGCACCGCCAGcggcagctgctgcagcagaagGTGCTGATGATGAGGCAAGGTCTGGGCACAGGGCCCGTGGGCCCTCAGCGCCTCCCTCAAGGCCCCCAGCAGCCCCAACCAACTCCACCCGCCCAGCAGACGCCGCCCCAGCAGTTCGGCTACCCTGCGGGCTACGGCGCGGGGCCGCCGGGAAACACCCCTACCTCCCCCAGCCATTTCAGCCCCATGGGGGCGCCACTGGACCCCAAGCTGCCCGCTAGGGGGGGCATGGCAACCCAAGGCTTGTTTGGCGGGCCCATGAACCCTCCTGTCCAGCAGGGCCTCTTCCAACAGTTTGGCTCAG GGATGACATTTTTAAGGAGTAACCTCTGTGGGGTTTTTCTTCAAGGCATGGTCCAACAAGGTGAGTCGTCCTTCCCCACCGAGCTCGGGCCTGCCAGCCCCCTGCTCACACCACAGAACTCCACTTCCCAGAGTCCCCTGCTCCAGCAGACACAGGCCGCACCTGGTTACCAGTCATCTGACATAAAAACCTGGCAGCAAAGTGGCATAACTAACAACAG TCTGTATAACCAGACAGGTCAGACTGCCACACCGGGCTTTGGCCAGCAGGGGGTGTACAACAATATGAGCATCACCGTCTCCATGGCCGGCGGCTCCGGGGCTGTGGGTTCTCTACCTCCCATTGGTGCACCAGTTGGCATGGGCAACAATAACCTTGGCAACGTGAGCTCTATGTGTAACGATCAG GTACAGCAGGTTCAGGTGTTTGCTGATGTCCAGTGCACGGTGAACCTCGTGGGCAGTGACTCCTATCTAAACCAGCCAGGGCCCATGGGCTCCCAGAAGAGCCAGAGTGGGGCGCCCTCCTCTCAGTCCCAGCAGAAGAGCTTACTCCAGCAGCTCCTCACCGAGTGA